DNA sequence from the Lycium barbarum isolate Lr01 chromosome 5, ASM1917538v2, whole genome shotgun sequence genome:
cgactaatcattggtcaaagtatggaaaaaacactaagttttttcaaacaaaacttacttcgggtaccttttcaactcctaaaatgactatccgaacgtctacgtatccttgatgtattgggcctacattattgtacgcagaaaaaaatatcaggttctagataaaatattgacgtttcggagtcttgacacacgactaatcgttggtcaaagtatggaaaaaatactaagttttttcaaacgctggggaaaaaattaatgaaaggtataacgtggactgatccacgttatacaaataattttgtataacgtggattagTCCATGTTTTACAacatatatttgtaaaacgtggactaatccacgttatacaaattaTTTGTATAaggtggatcagtccacgttatacctttcaatttcttttttaatttttcggTGATTTGCTCTGACAGCCGAAATTTTTTTTTGGgatataacgtggatcagtccacgttatacccgttttggtatgtaGCGAGAATTATTCTGAACGTCCACTTGGCACCAATGGTAGCCTCGAGACCCTTATCCCTTAATCACATACGTATAATCTAGCTAACGCCCACTTTTTTCCACATTCAAGATCCTCCCAGAAAACTCTACTAATTAATTTCCCTACACATTTCACATCATAAAATAATCCAATAACACATTCCCATATCACCATTTCAGCAGAAAATAACAAAGAAGTTCAAGCCAAAGAAGGAGCAAGAAAAAAGAAGTAATCAATGGCTTCCACTCAAGGTTTCTTGCACTATCATCCACCGTCTAAACCTCCCTTAGTACCATTGAAGGGTGTTTCAACACTCAAGCCTAACCAATTGGTCTGTCGTGTCCAAAAAGATCAACAAGATAATTATGGCAACAGTGTTTCTGTCTCTCGTAGATTGGCTCTCGCAGTTCTCATTGGTGCTGCTGCTATTGGTTCCAAAGGTTCCCCTGCTAATGCTGCTTATGGAGAATCTGGTATTTCCCCCATCCTGTATTTTCACATGTATTATTACTTAAAAATATGATCTGAATATTTATAGAAGAGTTTAATTTATATACAATGATAGTGTAAGATTTACCCTCTCATTAAAAATTAGGCATAGTACATAGATAATGCCTTAACGGGCAACTAAACACTCAAACTTTGAGTTTGAGAATGTACATCTAGACACCTCAATTCGTCTCCACTGCGTCTCGTGGACACCTAACACTGatgtgacacataaattttggaggtttCTAGATGATTATTTTGTTAGTTGGAGACTGACACAATGGAGACAAGTTAAGGCGTGTAGATGTGCATTATCAAAGTTGAACCAGTTGAGTTCAAGTTAAGGTTAAGGAGTTTATCTATGTACTAGTTTCTgggcacgtgcgttgcacgtgtgttCCAATTTTATaagtaaaattttttttttttgaaacgaTAAGATTATATTAAACCATGCGTGTAATGAGTAATTGTAAATTTGAAGGAAAAAGTACAAGCTGAATTTGATAAATAGTTAGCCTACTCAAATGACTTGATTGGTCAACACAAAATTAATATTATGGATTGTTTAAGCAAAGTTAAACAGTTAAATTTAGTTCGATAGGTGGGATGTTTTATGAGATAAATTTTGACGTAATTAGGTGCCGGCATATGATATGGTTGTACATAACATAATACTTATAGATATCATTCCACATGTATGTTTCACCCCAATGTTTTATTTGCTCCATCATGACTATATTCTTATTGTGAACATTATATAATTAATGTTTTCAACTATGCTCACATCTCAAATCTTTTTGTTATTTCATTATGGCATAAAAAAGCTATTTAAGTTTAGATGATATATATAACAAAGTATTTAGCAATAAAAACAAATTTTGGATAGAGAAGGGGGAGCATAACATGTTTTATCAAAATTAGTTTTACAATCATAAACCAAAGCACATGTTGAGTCCTTTCtttagtttgatttttttttagtttttcttgAACAATcctatattttatttattaaaaagacaaaaataataattatagtATTAAattaaaagagaagaaaatagttgtaAAATTCTAAATTACGAACGAAAGAGACGGAAATATCCTTTGACCAAAGATATAGCTAGTGAAGATCATATAACAAATTTAAGTAGGAAGAGTTTTTGCACCCGTAacatatatattctttttttatttacaCATCATTCTATAATTTTAATGATTTTCACTCTTTACTTTTATGTATTTctacaaaatcatacaaaaatagcctttcttttgttatttgtGACGGCAAAATATTAAGCATACAATTCAAATATCCCTAAAATTAGTATTGTGTTGGAGGTAGTTGTGTACCTATTATTCGGCCGTCATCTGTTTTTGTGTGAGAGATTATATTACCCCTAAAACTCATTTGTGAGgctcttttttatttatttaattaacagTTCTTTTTAATTGTTATCTTCTTCTTGTTGTTGATCTCAAAGGATGATCGCTTTATCGCGAATTGCTTCATGCTATTATTTTAGTTTTTAGTTTAAAATTAAAGGCTAAGCGGAGATCACATTTGAGTCAAGACAAACCTTTAGCACCAACATCTTTGATTTTGATTGACGAAAAATCTCAACACCATTGATTTGCAAAGGGTTTACTCTAACTGCAAAAATCCAAAGAAAATTAGTCACATTTATTTACTAACATTTGCACAATTAATTAACATTAAAACAGAAGAACAATGCAAATATTATTTATCAGATTCCAAAAATAAAAACTTACATATAGAACATTAtgacatttatttatttatctttagAATGAAATACAAGGAGAAGGATGAGAAAGAAGTAGAACGAATATTGTTTCTGATAGAAGTAGGAATAATTGGCAACGTGAATTTGGTGATTTGATGACAACTTTTATAAAGACGAATAAAGGCTATAATAAATATTACTCCTACAACCGAGTAGAAGCATAAAGGACGAAACCAACAAAAATTGGAACGTGAAAAGGTTGTCTTTTACAATGCCATTAAGAAAATATGGATATGTATAGCCTTTATTAATTACTGAAAGATGAACCAATTCATCCACGATTACTCTGGTTCAATGCATTTGATTTTATTAATTTGGTTTATTAATAAAGCTTTTTTTCTTAAGAATAAGAATTTCACTGAACTAtttaatatttattatattaGATATTTTATGTtcagaaaaggctcaaatatgtcattgaactatcggaaatggctcatttatgccatcgaactatcggaaatgactaatttatgccactcatcaatactttggctcatttatgccatctccgttaccaaaatgactcatccatacTATTTTCATTAACACCGGTTTTACAATACCAAATATGAAACGTGACCTCCAACTAGATAGTTGTGGGTGGGTCGAGTGTATGAGTcggatttttttattaatttgggattttAAATTGGGCTGATTTAATTAAACTACGCAGACCTTTAATTGAAGGCGTGTCATATTTGGTATTATAAAACCGGCGTTAATGGAAATGACATGGATGGGTCATTTTGGTAATGGTGatagcataaatgagtcattttcgatagttcgatggcatatttgagcctttttcgTTTTATGTTTTATTACATTTAATTTACAGCAAGAGCAAATTTGTAATCTAATTTTGAAGGTTGGAGCTTCTTACTTTTAGTAATATATGATGATAATGCCTAAAATTTAATTGGATATAGCAGGTTATTACTCTGTGTTTCTACTTACTATATCAATTTAAGTTGTATACATTGATGATGCAACTTAACCAATTATATcaagttttttcttttttgggtatAAAGGAAAAACTAAAAGGCACTAGAATCTTTGATAAGCGACACTACTTAAATATGCTAGGAGCAAAAACTCCATTTTCTTGATATCATTTTCCCATACAAGCAAATCTTCTTCATATATGTGACTTTCATTTGCCAAAAAATCTGCACACTTGTTTGCTTCTCCAAATGTGGCTTCCAACAAGTATCTCTAATCTTCACTGATAGCCTTAGAGGATGAAACTCTATGGCGTCTTGTTGGATAAGACTGACAACAAGTACACAGTCTGTTTCCACTTGTAACTCTATATAGCAAGGTATTACTCTATTTTCCAAGTTACCATGTAAAACTTTAATTTACGTTAGATAGTAATAGTGAATTCTTTACCAACACTAACTCTTAATAGAATGCATGATAGTAAAGCTATAACATTCTTTTCctgtttttctttttcctctcaagaaaagttttttttttggtcataATGCCTTACCTCCTCTTTTCCCAAGAGGGATGGACATGCTCATTCTGGAAATAGATATTGTTTTCATACCATCATATACTTTTGTTAACAGACTTTGAGTATCAAAATATTAAAAGAGGGACATTGCAATTTGTCAAGCCTAATTATCCATCTTTGTAGGTATCAAGAATTTCGCCTATATATTGAGGATATATACCTATTGATGACCATTGACAAAGTTGAGCATTGTTATTTAGCAGTAAGCTTTCTGGGATAGTTACGTTTCTTGAATACGAAGGTGATGTGTTATGTTTATGAGTTAGCTTCGTAAAACATTGAAATGAAGTGAATGATGTTTTTGTGATGCAGCCAATGTTTTTGGGAAGCCAAAGAAAAACACCGATTTCTTGCCCTACAATGGAGATggattcaagctgcaaatcccaTCCAAATGGAATCCAAGCAAGGAAGTAGAATACCCTGGCCAAGTTCTCAGATTTGAAGACAACTTTGATCCCAACAGCAATGTCATTGTCATCGTTACTCCGACTGACAAGAAGTCCATCACTGACTATGGTTCACCAGAACAATTCCTCTCTCAAGTAATTCAGCATTCCCTAGTTCAGCATGCATTATCTTTATACTTTCTTTAATATCAGTTTTCTCATATGAAGGTCAATTGATCAAACCTAAGTATTATGCATCTTTTAGTATACTTCTCTTATTAGCTGATATATCGTCCTTCAAGATTTACTTTGTTAGCTCTGGCATGATGCCTTGTTACTTTGATTCCAATATTTCTCACTTTGGTTGACTGAAATTAAACTGCAAGAATTCTGTTTGCTCACAACTGATTGAGCATCGGTTTGGCCTTTCCGTGCAGGTGGACTTTCTGTTAGGAAAACAAGTTTACTTTGGCAAAACTGATGCGGAGGTaagttatttaattttttatgtatattagTACTCCCTCCCTttgaatttgtttgtcttactttcctttagTCTGTTTAACAAAGGATGTCACTTTCTGTATAGTATTTAGTAACTCTTTACACCTAATCCtgacatatttaagaccacaggattcaaaagtcttctttattttcttaaactccgtgccgaGTCAAACTAAGAAGAACAttttgaaacaaagggagtagTTTTTTTAGTTCACCATGATTAATGGTTCTCACAACTGGCTTTGTCATGTTGTTTGTTGAGTAGTTTAAGCTATCTAACAGAGTAAAATGGTTGCTTTTCATATGAGTAATAGTAAAGTTAACATATACCATCGAACTATCTGATAATTCGTATTAGGCTTAAGCAAATGCATTTTTAGGATATATTGCAAAGAGTTCTCATTCTTTTTCCCAGTGAAATGGAAGATGGTTAAATCCATGTATGACTGCTATAGGTTCATATTCTCAAATAGCCTCTTTCAATTTAAAATCAGAGTACATGTGGAGATTAGTAAAATTATACTTATACATGATTATTTTTTATCGCATGACCTCGTTTTTTCAACTCTAGCACTACCTAGTAAAAGAATAAGGTCCTCTCAACTTGCTAATTAGTGCTGGCAGCTTAGTTTAGTTTTCAAAACCCCATTAATACACAACATATGCTGGTCCTTTTCTTAAAGCTGCACTCTAGAACTACAAAGAACAATTTTCTTGGAATTTAGGGAATTCAGAAGGTGAAAATGGCATAGGACTAAATAAATAATGTGCTATAATTGTTGCATTTCTAGCCACTGAAGCATTATCTGAACATATGTATGTAAGCATAGGTGATAGGCAGATCCAGGGAAGGTTTTGTGTGTACAACCAACCGTATACATTTGTGGAAAAAAAGATTAGAAGGTAAGCATATAATAAGATCACACTCTTTTCTGAACCTGTTGACTCTATGTGGGATTTGGAATTACAGGGTGGATTTGAATCAGATGCAGTGGCCACCGCAAACGTATTGGAGACATCAAGTGCAACAGTAGGAGGGAAGGAATACTACTACTCGACTGTATTGACAAGAACTGCTGATGGAGATGAAGGTGGAAAGCACCAGTTAATCACAGCCACAGTAAATGATGGAAAACTTTACATTTGCAAAGCACAAGCTGGTGACAAGAGATGGTTCAAGGGAGCTAGAAAGTTTGTGGAGAATACTGCAAGTTCTTTCAGTCTTGCATAAGATTAATGTAAAGAGTATATATGGTGCTGAACTAATTGAGTTGGTCATGAATTGAACTCTCTTTATGCAATCTGCAAAATTGACGGATATTGTTGGAGGAAGCTAATGTTAATAGTTCAATATTTCCTTGTCACACGACACAAAAATCTCTCTTAGCAGGAACCTTTTTGTCATCCATCCCCTTCCCAGAACTTATTTAGGTAAAAATTATTTGAAGCTTTGGACAGAGGCAGATCTAGTACTAGAAGAATTGATAAGGTTGAGTTTACAACTTCTATACATGATAATGTAGTAGAGTTTTTCACTGACCGCTTAAAAGATAACTAAAGGTAATCCATTGTAAAATATAAAATTGGTAATCTGAAAAGTAAGCCAAGCTACTTACTACAATATGTTAAATACACTAGTGAAAAAAGTCTTTATACTATCATGGGTTGTTTGGCTGCTGTTATAGTTATGCAAGTACTAGTTACGCATGAATTAGTTACGTAGGGTTTAGTTATTTATGTATTAGTTGTTCTATCTTTTACCTTACATAACTATTCCCTGCATAACTAGTACCCCTTCTATATATTTACTTTTACAGACTACCATTATATGCACGCCAATTCCAGTTTAGGCTAGTGAATTTGTCCAACTCGATTGGCTAGAAATGACTAATTCAATGCTAATTACCAGAATGATCGCTCTTACTGTagttagtatttaaaataagcATATTCCATTAGAAGAGCAGATTGGAAAAGAAGTGCCTGACCACAATGGAATCAGAGAAATGGACTGAAACAGAAGGAAGAAGGCATAACTGTGTGAGGATAGTCCCCCATTTGAAGCCTCTATAGGTTGATATGTTGGCCAAAGTAAATCGCATGCCAACATTTATATGAGCTCTGCAAACAAACATATACAGGTTGAAGAAaatggaacaaaaaaaaaaaaaaaaaaaaaaaaaaaaaacataaataaaaaGGAGGATCGCCGAACAATGAGATAGACTTTATATAACAAGATTACCTTAAGCTTGTCTTCTCCCGTCATTTCTGCAACATATTTCTTAATCTTTTCAGGTGAATATCCAAGTTGAGGATCGCCGAACAATGAGATAGACTTTAATGAAGTAATATCCCCAAAACTGTCCGGGATCTCCGTAAGCTCGCTACAGTACTGTATAACTAATTCCTCGAGCACGGGAAAGGATTCCTCTCCATTAACCTGCCATTCAGAAAAATGCAACTCATACAATTTTAGGAGTTTGAGATTCTGGAAGGTGACTTCTTCCATTTTCCATTCTTTCCCCTGGATGATTGGGTATTGAAGGTGGGACAGTGATCTCGCAATTCTTGACAGTGCATCAGATGTCAAAACGAAGCCTGCCAACATCAGTTCTTTCAAGCTCGAAGGGAAGTGAAAATCACGCTCAAGATGTGTATGTTCCAAGGACGCAACACAATCAAAATATGCTGAAACATGTTCAAATTCATTAAGGACATCCAATCTTGGAAAACTTATCTGCTCTGCTAAACACTCACCTGGTTCTTTAATGGTGAATCTAAGGACTCAAAGATTGGGAAACCTTCTGAAAACGTCCCTTGCATCTTCCAAGTAAGAAAGATTGAGCCCATATAATATTCTCAAATTCTCTAACTTTGAGTCCTATTCTAACTCTGTTGGTTCGTCGAGAGAACAGCTATCCATGTTCACATGTCATAGCTTTGCAAGACTCCATATGCAAGGCGATAGTACCATGTTTGATCCCTGGTTATACACCACCAGAGTTTCTAGATTCAAGAGGTTTGAAAATGACGGAGGGAGAGATCTTACTGTCGTCCGTATGTGTAACCACCTCAAATGAACAAGCATGCCTATTTCATTCAGCAAAGAATATCTCAAACTTATATTTGGCAGCTCCAACTTTTTTAGAAGCCTCAAGTGTCCTAGGTGACAGCTGTAGGAAAGATGGCATCCTGCATTATTCATGTATGCCTTCAAAGAGAGGAGGTGTTTAGAATAAGGATAATTCTTTCCTGGATCGAACGCGCTAAAATTTGCATCCAAATGAAGGATATGTTGAGTGTCATGAACAGTCATTCCACGTGGCATCAGatctaaagaagaagaagaagaagaagaagaagacggaGCACTTGAACTTATGAAGTCAAACAACTTTTCCTTTGTAGCTTTTATCAAACAAAAATCATGCACAAGATCATGAATTTTGCAACTCGGTTCCTGGATAGTCTTGCTGAAAACTATTTCCAAGCTACTGGAAATTAGCTCATCCACATAAATCTCCATTAGCTCATCCACATAAATCTCCATTAGCtcttccacactcttcatctcCGTCTGTTCCACAAGTCCTTCAGCACTCCATAAATCTGTCAAAGCGGATATTAAAATATCTTCATCCTTTCGATAGCTTGCGAGGTAAAGAAAGCACGGCTTTAGGTGATCTGATAAATCGTCATAACTTAATTGTATCACCTTGATCACTTCCACTTCAATCCTTAAAAATAAAGGAACTCAAATTATTTAGAACTTCAAGCCACAAAGCCCTTTTCTTTTCCTTCCTTGCAATAACTCCACCGATCAGATCAAGTACCAAAGGAAGCCCATTACACTTTCGGGCTATTTCTTCTCCAACTTCCAAAAGTTTACCAGGGCAACGTTCTTCTCCGAATACTGGCTTCTCTAATAACTCCCAACTTTCCCCTAGTGTGAGCAATCAAAGATATAGAGGATCACTGTGGCGTTTACCTTGTAAAGCCACTTCCTTTTCTCGACTAGTTAAAATAATTCTACTTCTTTTCTGAAATCCAGGAAAAGGTCTCGTTAGCCCCTCCCATGTTGCATTATCCCACAAGTCATCCAGGACAATAAGGTGCCTCTTTCCAAATAGCTGTTTCCGTAGCTTATCAGCAACGTCATTGTGTATGTCATCGTCACTGAATCTTTCTTTCAAACCAATAACTTGATTGAAAATTTTCTGCAACAACTTTTTATCATTACATTCCTGGTCGACTGTGAACCAAGCACGAACTTTGAAATGATCAAC
Encoded proteins:
- the LOC132641027 gene encoding oxygen-evolving enhancer protein 2, chloroplastic-like; translation: MASTQGFLHYHPPSKPPLVPLKGVSTLKPNQLVCRVQKDQQDNYGNSVSVSRRLALAVLIGAAAIGSKGSPANAAYGESANVFGKPKKNTDFLPYNGDGFKLQIPSKWNPSKEVEYPGQVLRFEDNFDPNSNVIVIVTPTDKKSITDYGSPEQFLSQVDFLLGKQVYFGKTDAEGGFESDAVATANVLETSSATVGGKEYYYSTVLTRTADGDEGGKHQLITATVNDGKLYICKAQAGDKRWFKGARKFVENTASSFSLA